The DNA region GCCCGTTCGGCCAGCACGACCGCCGACTCCCCGTCCGCGCCCGCGATGGAGAAGGCGACGGTGTTGCGGGGGCGGATGGCGCCGTGGGCGGCCTCGGCGGTGCGTTCGACGTCGTGGGGGTAGTGGTTTCGGCCGTCGACCACGATCAGGTCCTTGATCCGGCCGGTGATGTAGAGCTCGCCGTCGAACCACACGCCAAGGTCGCCGGTGGCCAGCCAGCGCGGATCGGTGCCGTGCACGGCGTTGCCGAACGTGCGGGCGGACTCCTCCGGTCGGTTCCAGTAGCCCTGGCTGACGTTCTCGCCCGCGACCCAGATCTCGCCCACCTCGCCATCCCCACGCCGCAGGGTCGTCACCGGGTCGACCACCACGACCTCCTGGTCGATCGGCTGTCCACAAGAGACAAGCCGGACCGCGTCGGGGTGGTCCTCGGCCACCTGGACCATCCGCCCGGCGGCCAGCGCGACCCGGTCGAACCGGCGGACGATCGGACGCCTGGCCGTGGCGACGAACACGGTCGCCTCCGCCAGCCCGTAGGACGGCCGGTGTGCCCACGGCCGCAGTCCGCACTCGGCGAACGCGGCCTGGAAGCGGCTGATCGCGTTGGGCTGCACCGGTTCGCTGCCGTCGATCAGCACGTCGACGGTGTCCAGGCGCAGCCGGGCCTTCTCCGACTCGGGGACGCGCGCGGCGCAGTAGGCGTAGGCGAAACTCGGCGCGGCGCTGACCGCGCCCGGGTTGGCCGACAGCGCGTGCAACCAGCGCTCCGGGCGCTCGATGAACGCCAGCGGGTCCATCAGCACCGTCCGCGCCCCGGCCTCCAGCGGCGCACCGATCGACAGGATCAGGCCCATGTCGTGGAACAGCGGCAGCCAGCTGACCGTCACCGAGCGCCTGCGGACACCGTAGGCGGTCACGGCCTGCCGGACGTTGGCCATGATGTTGCGGTGGGTGATCATCACCCCGCGCGGGTCTCCGGTGGAGCCGGAGGTGTATTGCAGGTACGCCAAGTCGTCCGGGTCCGCCGCGATGGGCTCGAAGTCGACGCCGATGGCCGTCGGCAGCGTGTCGACGCTGACGGTCTCGCGGATCGGCAGCTGGTTGGTGGCGGCGAACTGGGTCACCCTGGGCGCGACATCGGAGGTGGTCAGCACGGTGCGCGCGGTGCAGTCGCGCAGCACCGACGCCAGCCGGTCGCCGTGGCCGGGCAGATCGGGGGCGAACAGCGGCACGGCGACCGCACCCGCGCGCAGGGCGCCGAGGAAGGCCACCAGGTAGTCGGTTGTCTGTCCGATGAGGACGGCCACCGGCTCGCCCTGCCGGACGCGGTGCCGCAGCCAGCACGCGACCGCGTCGACTCTGGCGTCGAGCTGTCCCCAGGTCAGGTCGGTGCGCGCGCCGCGCACGACGGTGGTGAAGTCGAGGTGGCTCACGGCCACCTCGTCGGGACTCACGCGCGCCCACGCGGTGAGCGCCTCGGAGAGCGTCGAACTCATCTGACCGTCCTTACCCGTGCTGTCTCTCCGACCCTTGCCGCGATCAGCGCGGCACCGACCTGCAACACCGCCGCGGCCACGAGCGCCGCGGTGTATCCGTTTGCCAGTTCGCCCGCGGTCCCGCCGACGAACACCGCCACCGCCGCCACACCCAGCGCGCCCGCGAACTCCCGTGCCGCGCTGAGCAGCCCGGAGGCGGCCCCGGCCAGCCGCTCGCCTGCCACCTCCAGCGCCAACGTCGTCAGCGGCACGGTGAACGCCGACCCCACGCCGATCAAGATCAGCCCCGGCAGCCGGGGCCACAGCAGCGCGATCTCGTTGACCGCCGCCACCTCGACCAACCCCAACGCGACCACGATCAACCCGCCGGACACCGCTTTGGCCTCGCCCACCGCGGACAGCACGGCGGGCACCCACGGCGCGGTCAAGATCAGGGACGCGGCCACCGCGACCAGCGGCAGCGCCGCGTCGGCCGGGCCGAGACCCAGCCAGCGCTGGTGCACCAGCGGCGTCACCACACAGACCCCGGTGACCCCCAGCCCCCACAGCGCCTGCACCACCAGCACCGACCGGAACACCTTGTCCCGCGCCAGTTCCGCGGGCACGACGGGCGCGGGCGACTGCCGTTCCCGCGCGACGAACCACAACGCGACCAGCACCCCACCGGCGCCCAGCGGAACCGCCAGGATCCCGCCGTCGGCCAGGACCATCAGCGCCCCGGTCGCCAGGAGCATCACCAGCGCGGCCAGCCCCAGCCCGATGACATCGGTCGGCCGAGCCGCCGCATGGCGGGCCTCAGGCAGCACCGCTGACGCCGCGACGAGCACCGGCAGCGTTCCCCAGAACACCCACGTCCAGTGCAGGTGCTCGGCGACCAGCCCACCGATGGCCGGACCCGCCGCGAGCGCCAGCGCCAGCGCGATCGTCCACACCGCCGCGGCACGTGCCCGGTCCGCGGCGGCGAGCCGGGTCCGCACCAGGCTCAGTGTCGCGGGCACCAACAGGGCCGCCGCCGCGCCCTGGACCACCCGTCCCGCCACCAGCTGCCAGTAGCCGACCGCACTCGCGGCGACCACCGTGCCCACCGCGAACGCGAGCAGTCCGGACCGCAGCACCGCCCGCTCGCCGAACCGGTCCACGATCGGACCGGCGGCGAGCAGCAGACCGGCGAAGGGCAGCAGGTAGGCCACCGTGACTCCCTGCGTCGCGGTCACCCCCAGCCCCCACTCGGCGGCCACCGAGGGTGCCGCGGCCGCCACCACCGTGTTGTCCGCGGCGGTGAGGAACGCGATCAGCGCGATGGTGGCGTGGACCCTGGTCAGCACGATCGCGGAGCCGCCTTCCCAGCGAACCGGTCGGCGAGGTACGCCACGGCGTCGGCGCGGCCGGAGGCGAAGGCGGTCACGTGCTCACCGAGGTGGACGCCCCACTTCACCGCGGCGCCCTTCGCGCAGTACTCCCGGCGCAGCGCGTCGGCCTGGCCGAACGGCACAAGCGCGTCGCCGCTCGCGTGGTAGAGGAAGATGGGCGCCCCTGGCACCCGCGAGCCGAGCTTGTTCTCCGCCATCCGGGCCTGCCAGTCGGGCTGAGTGAGCGGGCTGCGGGTGGTGTAGTCGCTGATCCGCTTGCCGATGTAGGGCGCGAAGTCGGACACGCACTTCTCCCGGTCGGCGAACTCCTTGCGGCCCGCGTCATTGAGGTAGGACTCCAGGTTCAGCTCCGGGTAGGCCGTGTCCAGTCCCACCGCCGCGAACAGCAGCAGACCGAAGCCCGCGCTGCCGTCGAGCGCCTTGCCCACCGCGTCGAGGTCGGCGGGCACCCCGCCCGCCGAGATGCCGACCAGGTTCAAGTCCGGCGCGTACGAGGGCTGTAGCTCCCCGGCCCACGCCGCGGCGCCACCGCCCTGCGAGTAGCCGATCAGGCCGACCTTGCCGCCCGCGCGCAGGCCGATGGCGGGCACGCGGGTCGCGGCGCGGACGGAGTCGAGCATCGCCCGGCCCTCCGACTGGCCGATCACATATGTGTGGTCTCCCGGTGTGCCAAGACCTTCGTAGTCGGTGACGGCGACCGCCCAGCCCTTGTTGAGCAGCTCGCTCACGTAGAGCTGGTCGTACTCGGTGCCGTTCGCGAACGCTTTCGACGGCGCGCACTTGTCGCCGATGCCCTGGGTTCCTGGCGCGAGCGCGACGATGGGCCGGGTGCCGAGCGTGGGCAGCAGCGGGACGAAGACGGTGGACGACACCGCGATGTCGGCGCCGGTGGCGTTCTTCGAGCGGTACAGGACGTGGTACGCCGAGGCCCCGCTGACCGTGGCGATCGGCGCGGGCGTCGCGCGGTACCAGATCGGATCGCCCGGTGCCGAGCCCGGCAGTGGCGCGGGCGGCTGATAGAACGCGTCGCCCGCGGGACCGACCGGCACCCCCGCGGCGCCGACCGGCGCGGTGGGGACCAGTAGCACGGCCGCGGTCACCGTGGCGACCGCCGAAAGGGAGAACACACGCCGGAGAATGGACATATCGGGGACGTTAACGGCGCGATATCCGAGGTGTCGATAGGCGCAAACATTCTTCGCCATGGCCGCGAACTGTCGATCCAAAAGTTGTCACCAGGCGAGCAGCCGGGGGTACCGAATAGTTGTGGTGTCACGTAAAGTTGAACTTTGACAAGCGGCGTATCCGGAACTTATTGTCGCCAACACAATTCCGATCGTCTCGCGACGACAGGGGACTCTCGATGACCACAGAGGTGGTTCAGGACGGACCCGCGGCGGCGCTGTGGGCCAGCCTGCCCCGAGAAGTGGTCGACCAGTTCCGCCCGCTCGTCGGCAGGCTGACCACGGACATGATCCGCGAGATCCAGCGCGCGGTCCCGGCCTACGCCAAGCCGCTGAAGGGCCAGTTCGGCGCGGCGATGGTCGCGGGCGTGGAACAGGCCGTGCTGCGGATGGGAGCGCCCACCGAGGACTGGGCCAACGTGTTCCGCCAGCTGGGCCGGATGGAATTCACCGAGGGCCGCAGCCTCGACTGCCTGCAGACCGCCTACCGGGTCGGCGGCCGCGTGGCCTGGCGCCACGTCGCGGTGTGGTGCCAGGAGCAGCAGGTCCCCACCCCGATGCTCGCCAAGGCCGCCGAGGCGATCTTCGCCTACGTCGACGAGATCTCCGCCCTGTCGATCGAGGGCTACACCGCCGCCCAGGCCCAGTCGGTCGGCGTCATCGAGCGCAGCCGCCGCAGGCTGGTCGACCTCCTGCTCAACGGCACCCCGGCGACCGGCGCGACCATGGCCAAGCTCGCGGCAACGGCCCGCTGGCGGCCACCGCCTACGGTGGGGGTGCTGGTGGTCGACGGCGATCTGGAGAAGCTGTTCGGCTCCGCGCTGCCCGACGACGTGCTGGCCGATCACGACGGCGACCGCCCGTGCCTGATCGTCGCCGACCCTGCCGCACGGGTGCTGGCCCTGCGGGGCCGGGTCCGCGGACACCGCATCTGCGTCGGCCCGACGGTCCCGCTCGCCGACGCGGCCAAGTCACGGCGCTGGGCGCGGCGGACGATGGAGCTGATGGACCGCGGGATCATCAAGGACGGCCCGGTCGTGTGGTGCCGCGACCATCTGACCACGCTCTGGCTGCTCGCCGACGAGTTCCTGGTCGGGGAACTGATCAAGGGTGCCCTGGCCCCGCTGGCCGAGCTGACCGTCAAACAGCGCGCTCGGACCGT from Alloactinosynnema sp. L-07 includes:
- a CDS encoding fatty acyl-AMP ligase, with translation MSSTLSEALTAWARVSPDEVAVSHLDFTTVVRGARTDLTWGQLDARVDAVACWLRHRVRQGEPVAVLIGQTTDYLVAFLGALRAGAVAVPLFAPDLPGHGDRLASVLRDCTARTVLTTSDVAPRVTQFAATNQLPIRETVSVDTLPTAIGVDFEPIAADPDDLAYLQYTSGSTGDPRGVMITHRNIMANVRQAVTAYGVRRRSVTVSWLPLFHDMGLILSIGAPLEAGARTVLMDPLAFIERPERWLHALSANPGAVSAAPSFAYAYCAARVPESEKARLRLDTVDVLIDGSEPVQPNAISRFQAAFAECGLRPWAHRPSYGLAEATVFVATARRPIVRRFDRVALAAGRMVQVAEDHPDAVRLVSCGQPIDQEVVVVDPVTTLRRGDGEVGEIWVAGENVSQGYWNRPEESARTFGNAVHGTDPRWLATGDLGVWFDGELYITGRIKDLIVVDGRNHYPHDVERTAEAAHGAIRPRNTVAFSIAGADGESAVVLAERAKTVAVDDVDESDVAAAVRAAVATRHGLTLREVLLVEPDALPRTTSGKISRTACRERYLTGRA
- a CDS encoding MFS transporter, whose translation is MLTRVHATIALIAFLTAADNTVVAAAAPSVAAEWGLGVTATQGVTVAYLLPFAGLLLAAGPIVDRFGERAVLRSGLLAFAVGTVVAASAVGYWQLVAGRVVQGAAAALLVPATLSLVRTRLAAADRARAAAVWTIALALALAAGPAIGGLVAEHLHWTWVFWGTLPVLVAASAVLPEARHAAARPTDVIGLGLAALVMLLATGALMVLADGGILAVPLGAGGVLVALWFVARERQSPAPVVPAELARDKVFRSVLVVQALWGLGVTGVCVVTPLVHQRWLGLGPADAALPLVAVAASLILTAPWVPAVLSAVGEAKAVSGGLIVVALGLVEVAAVNEIALLWPRLPGLILIGVGSAFTVPLTTLALEVAGERLAGAASGLLSAAREFAGALGVAAVAVFVGGTAGELANGYTAALVAAAVLQVGAALIAARVGETARVRTVR
- a CDS encoding lipase family protein → MSILRRVFSLSAVATVTAAVLLVPTAPVGAAGVPVGPAGDAFYQPPAPLPGSAPGDPIWYRATPAPIATVSGASAYHVLYRSKNATGADIAVSSTVFVPLLPTLGTRPIVALAPGTQGIGDKCAPSKAFANGTEYDQLYVSELLNKGWAVAVTDYEGLGTPGDHTYVIGQSEGRAMLDSVRAATRVPAIGLRAGGKVGLIGYSQGGGAAAWAGELQPSYAPDLNLVGISAGGVPADLDAVGKALDGSAGFGLLLFAAVGLDTAYPELNLESYLNDAGRKEFADREKCVSDFAPYIGKRISDYTTRSPLTQPDWQARMAENKLGSRVPGAPIFLYHASGDALVPFGQADALRREYCAKGAAVKWGVHLGEHVTAFASGRADAVAYLADRFAGKAAPRSC
- a CDS encoding helix-turn-helix domain-containing protein — encoded protein: MTTEVVQDGPAAALWASLPREVVDQFRPLVGRLTTDMIREIQRAVPAYAKPLKGQFGAAMVAGVEQAVLRMGAPTEDWANVFRQLGRMEFTEGRSLDCLQTAYRVGGRVAWRHVAVWCQEQQVPTPMLAKAAEAIFAYVDEISALSIEGYTAAQAQSVGVIERSRRRLVDLLLNGTPATGATMAKLAATARWRPPPTVGVLVVDGDLEKLFGSALPDDVLADHDGDRPCLIVADPAARVLALRGRVRGHRICVGPTVPLADAAKSRRWARRTMELMDRGIIKDGPVVWCRDHLTTLWLLADEFLVGELIKGALAPLAELTVKQRARTVETLLAWLASRGSAPEIAEQLQVHPQTVRYRMRQVEKLFGDRLAAPDSRLDLEIALRAYRLLENAAC